The following are encoded in a window of Halorarum salinum genomic DNA:
- a CDS encoding plastocyanin/azurin family copper-binding protein, translating into MRTRSRWRRGGSEYYFDPIGLFVESGTTVTFRIESGSHSSTAYQEGNGPAEVTRIPEGAEAWDSGTVSEEGATFEHTFETAGTYDYFCIPHKSLGMVGRIVVDEPGGPAEGSMPPDGEVPDSQTIVDQEAVSYDEFSG; encoded by the coding sequence GTGAGAACACGATCGCGATGGAGACGGGGGGGGAGCGAATACTACTTCGATCCGATCGGCCTCTTCGTCGAATCGGGGACGACGGTCACCTTCCGGATCGAGAGTGGAAGCCACTCCTCCACGGCGTATCAGGAGGGCAACGGGCCGGCCGAGGTGACGCGCATCCCGGAGGGCGCGGAGGCGTGGGACAGCGGGACGGTGAGCGAGGAGGGCGCGACGTTCGAGCACACGTTCGAGACGGCGGGCACGTACGACTACTTCTGTATCCCCCACAAGTCGCTCGGGATGGTCGGCCGTATTGTGGTCGACGAACCCGGCGGCCCTGCCGAAGGGAGTATGCCCCCCGACGGCGAGGTGCCGGATAGTCAGACGATCGTCGACCAGGAAGCAGTCTCGTACGACGAGTTCAGTGGCTGA